Proteins from a single region of Cydia pomonella isolate Wapato2018A chromosome 13, ilCydPomo1, whole genome shotgun sequence:
- the LOC133523965 gene encoding uncharacterized protein LOC133523965 encodes MDFTENTFKNYYFNEHEDEASDEEGTLAFKVKQAIAKKRPSNNIDVFFEKSKKKPKVYKKSSTVAKMTEDGVAYLTSGQDDGAYASHLIKIEVYDMEKIKNVSPLEHWKHCDLRVRYYTVGEGDTHEQSARDVIYNITKELSAKPKCVKYCLGTENK; translated from the exons ATggat tttacCGAGAATACCTTCAAGAACTACTACTTCAATGAACACGAAGACGAAGCGAGCGATGAGGAAGGGACGCTTGCTTTCAAAGTCAAGCAGGCCATAGCAAAGAAGCGACCATCCAATAACATCGACGTGTTTTTCGAAAAGTCCAAGAAGAAGCCGAAAGTCTACAAGAAATCTTCCACGGTCGCCAAAATGACGGAAGACGGTGTCGCATACCTTACATCTGGACAAGACGATGGGGCATATGCCTCACATCTGATCAAAATAGAGGTATACGACatggaaaaaattaaaaatgtttcgcCATTGGAGCATTGGAAACACTGCGATCTTCGTGTTAGATACTACACCGTCGGAGAAGGGGACACGCATGAACAAAGTGCTCGTGATGTCATTTACAACATCACAAAAGAGTTATCGGCAAAGCCTAAGTgtgttaaatattgtttaggaactgaaaataaatag